The genome window TTTTTAATTTCATCACTTTTTAAATTTTCATTACTACTATTCTTTGCTATCTGCGCAAGAACTTTTCTAGAATAATCCCAATATTTGTCATTACCTTGCTCTTGAGCACAAAATGCACCTTTTGCAAAATAGCCACTTTGCGAATCTAAATTTGCAGTATAAGGTATATTTATAAAATTAATTTTTCCCCCATATTTTTTATAAATATCTTCAATTTTATTTTCTAGATCAATACTTTTAGGATTTGTAAAATCAATAATACTAATTAAAGATATATTCGTATTCATATTTCCACGTTTTGGAAATACACTCACATCAAATAGTAAAGGATCACCTAAAGGTTGGTTTATATATGTTGTATATTTTTTATTACTTATTAATTCTGATATTTTCTGCTCAGAAATTAAATTCATTTTTTCATAATTAAGTTGAAATTGAATTTGAATTTTTAATTTATCAAATCCTTGGCCTGCAAATACATTAGCACCATGTTCTTTCATCATTTTATTATAATAGTTCAATGCATCTTCTTCAGTAGCCTGATTAAATTTTACAAGATCAAATAAACTTGGAATGTAATTTTTATCAAAATTTTTCTTTTGTTCTTTGGCTAGTATAATTCTTAATGCTAAATGATCTGCAAAGCGTTTTTCGGCATTATAAATATTATTTTCAATATTGGTATATTCTAAAATCAAATCATTTGGCAAATCAGCATTTGTCCAATCTTTATCATCTATTTTAACAATTTTTTTTACCAATATATTTTGATTTAAAGAAAATTTATTTTGAATAAAATGATATGCTAGAAAAAGAAGTAATCCTGTTAGCACTCCAGAGACATATAAAAAAAAATAAAATAATTTGATCCGCTTCTTCATCAAAGTATCCCCCTAAAATTGAATTCTAGGAATTATAATAGCATACTTTAATAGATACTAATTCCATATCCTTTTCCAAACCCAGAGCTGCTAGAACAACTAGCGGCTGAAGGAATTGAACCATTGGCAGCGATAGGACACGAATAAACAACCCCAACTGAATTTACAATATAGACATCACTACTATTAGGTGTACTTGTTATTGCCCATATTGTTCCAAAACCATTTGCAGTATTCGTACAAGTTGAACTAGCAGGAAATACTCCGCTAGTGAATGGACAGACGTACACGTTTCCATTTGAATACCCACCTACATATGCGTAACTACCATTATAACCCATACCCCAAGCACCTGTAAAAGTACTAGATTGTGAACAACCAGAAAAGTTTGGAACGACTCCACCGCTTAATGGACAAGATGTTACTTTATTAACAGAAGAATAATTTGCAAGATAAAAATAATTATTTTTTACAAAACCGGCATAAGCCTTATTAAATCCAGTTCCAACTGAGCAACCACTAGAATTTGGAATTGAACCGTTACCTTGTACAGGACATGAATATATTGTACCTGCACTATACATGACTACATACACATAATTATTAGCATAATAAATTGTTGGATAGGCAGGAAATGAATCACTGAATCCTGTACTTTTTAAACACCCTGAAGCAGTTGCTGGGATAGTATTATTTGTTATGGGACATGCATAAACAAAACCAGAACTATTTACCACGTACAAAAATGAACTTGAAGCAGATACGCTGTACAAACTTCCATACCCCGTTGATGCAGCACAACTTGCAGCATTAGGCACCGCTCCACCAGACAAAGTACAAGTATAAACAGAACCATTATTATCACCGATATATGTTACTGTCGCTGGAACTGGAAAATTAACTGTGTATGCACTGCGAACAATTTCCATATTACTAAAATTTAATGCAGCATTTGTCCATGCTGCAGCAAATGCTAAGTATCCATTCAATGTAAAATTTTGTTGAGTTCCATTCCTTGGAAAATTTCCTAATATAAAATTACCGCCTCCTAGAGCTGAAGCATTTGTTGAAGGTAATGTTTGAGTTCCATTTGTATCTAAAATATTTGAAGAACCGCTTAAAGATCTACCGACAAAATTATATCCAACATTACTGTTCGTAATTGTTTGATTTGCTAAATCATCTCGAAAATTATTTCCACTTCCATTATTAAAACCAAATCCATTTGTTGAACTCGCTGATGAATTATTTGAATATCCAAAAATTCCATTAAAGTTAGTTGAACTAGGATTTTGTGCATAAGCTACTATTGTTGAAGGTTGTGTTGAATTAAATATTGAAGAATTAGAAATTGCTATTCCATAATTAGGAGCTGGCGCCAAAGCAGAGCTACCTAAAACACCATTTTGATCCCAAGCAAATGCAGCTGTAGATAAAGTAGAATTATGTTGATCACAATATAAGTCAAACACAGTTCTATTACTTATGCTTCCATATCCTGCATTTTGTTGTTTTTGCATTGCATATAACACATCTGGAATAGAAATATTATTTGTAATTAAATTATCAAGGAAATTTTTAATTTGCCCTTGCCCAGCAGCTGTTAATGAATATCCAGAGATACTGCTAACTCTATTTGTATAATCTGTTATTATTCCATTTGTATTTATTCCATTTGTTGTTGAATTTCCATTAATACAAACTTTACTACTACCTAAAAAGTTTGAACATGTTACACATGAAGTCAACACTTTACACAGATCGGCTGTTTGAGTAGTATAAGTTGAAGAAGTAGCACCACTTATTAAATTATTATTTGCATACCAACTATAAGTACAATTTGAAGAATCGCTCCATGTACCTAAAGTAGTCGATAAAACATTTCCTGTTGAGGTAATAATATTTGAATTAGAACTAAATCCTGCACCTGACAAAACAGGCACTACAGTATTAACAGGTGAGCTATAAGTTACGGTTGCAATATTAGAGTTTGCAGTAGTATTAAAAGCATTCGTGGCTGTAACAACATAATAATAAACTGTTCCATTAACTGGATTTGTTAAATCTGAACAGAACGTATTTGTCAAATTAGAATTAGCGCAAGTTCCGGAAGTTAAAGTTACATATCCACTGCCTGATGCTGTAGAGCGTTTTACCGTATAAGTTATTGTTGCATTTCCTGGACTTGCTGTCCAATTTACAGAAATAGATCCAGCCCCAGAAATTGTAGCTGTAACACCTGTTGGAGGAGTTGTTTGAGTAACAGTGCTAACAGAGCTTGATTGAACAGTCGTTCCCGCTGAATTAATTGCTTGTACTGCATAATAATAAATATTTCCGGGAGAACCTCCTGTATCAGAACAAGTTAATGAACTAATACCTGCAGGAGTACAAGTTCCTGTTGCAAAAGTTGAAAAGCTTCCAGCTAAATTAGTTGACGATCGTAATACGATATAACTTATTGCAGAATTTCCTGGACTTGCACTCCAAGAAATATTTATCGTCGTAGTATTAGTAGCTGTTGCTGAAATTGTTGTTGGTGTATTCGTCGGTAATGTAACAGTTACATTACTTGAAGTTGTAGTTGTTCCTCCTGCATTTGTGGCTGAAATATTGTAAAAATAAATATTTCCTGCAGTGGCAGTAGAATCTAAACAATTTGCAGTAGATGCTGTGACTGTTACGTTGCATACTATTTGTGAAAAACCAGATCCACTATTTAACGATCGAAACACATTATATGTTGTGGCAGCTGATCCGGGACTCACAGTCCAAGATAGGGTTACAGAAGACGAAGAAGTTGCCGTCGCACTTAGACCAGTTGGAGTAGTTGTTAAAGTTGTTGCTGTTGTTTGGACAGAATTTGAAGTTGTTCCCGCACTATTCGTTGCTGTAACCACATAGTAATATTGTGTTCCTATCGTTAATCCAGAATCAGTACATGTAATACCTGATAAATTCCCAAAACATCCACTGCCACTAGGAATAGCAGTAAATGTTGTCCCATTTATGGAACGCAAAACATTGTATGTAACAGAGGCACTGCCAGGACTTGCTGTCCAATTTAAAGCTATTGAAGTTGTACTTGCAGTAGTAGCAACAAGTGTTGTTGGCGCTGTTGTTGGTAATGTTACTGAAACTTCAATGGAATTAGCTGAAGTACTTCCTCCAGTTGATGCCGTGAGAACATAATAATATGTAACACCCGGAAGAACACTCGCATCATTGCATGATACCACTGGTGAACTTAGCGCACTACTACAGGTTCCAGATGTAGGAGATATATAAGGCCCACCTGTTGTTGTCGATCTTTTAATATTATAAATTACACTACTTCCAGGGCTTGCTACCCAGCCGATATTAACTAACACTGAACTTGCTGCAGTTGCAGTTATTGAAGTAGGAGCAGTTGTAGGAGTTGTTACGTTTATTTCAAATGAATTAATCGATGCTCCTGCTGCTGTATTTGCTTTAATTATATAAAAATATTTTATACCAGGTGTGACAGAAGTATCTTGACAAGTTAAAACTGTTATATTTCCTGTGCATGCTCCACTTGTTAAAGTTGTATATGGACCACCTGTTACTAATGAACGAAATATTGTATAAGTTATATTTGTTGTACCAGGACTTACTGACCAAGATAAATTCACTTGAGAAGAACTGGCTGCCATAGCGGTAAATGTATTTGGGGGAGAAGTAAAACTAGTTGCAGATATTTCACTCGAATTTACTGAAGTACCACCAGGATTTGTCGCTGTTAATACATAAAAATAAGTTGTTCCTGGTGCAACAGTACTATCAATACAAGTAACGGCGCTAATATTTTTACAACCAGTAACTGGTGAATAAGCTCCTCCAGAAGTAGATGATCGACTTAATGTATATGTTGTACCAGAAGAATTCCCAGTTACTGTTGACCAGTTCATTTGAATTTGAGTTGTATTAATAGGATTGGCAGTTAATGAAGTTGGTGGATTTGGTGGTGAAGTTACTGTAATTTCATTTGAAAATGCGGTTGTTCCTGCACTATTTGTTGCTGATATAACATAGTAATACGTCGAACCAGATGCAATACTTGAATCTGTACATATGTTAGTTGTTACTATAGCACCACAAGTTCCACTAGAACCACTTAACGAAACATAACCACTACCACTAACATTAGAGCGAAAAATGTTATAATTTATTGCAGAGTTACCAGGACTAACAACCCAATATAAATTAGCACTTGTTGTTGTTAACGATGCTAAACTTAATCCACTGGGGGGATTTGTTGGTAAAGTTAATTGTTTTTCAGAGGTAGATAATATATTTCCTGACGAATTTTGTCCTTTAATTCGCATAAAATATGAATTTCCTGGCGACAAATTATTTAATGCTATTGAAGTTGTTGTTACAGGTCCTTGACTACCAGTGTATGTACCAGAAACAGCACCATATTGAAGAGTATAATTTTGTGCACCACTTGCTGACGACCAATTAATATTAGCGGATGTTGAATTCACTGGGCTCAAACTTGTAAAATCAAAAGGGGCAATTGACATTCCTGAAATTTCAGAACTTTGAAATGTTCCACCTACAGATAAGTTTGCAACTAAGGCAAAGTAATAGGTAACCCCGTTAGATAAGCCTGTAGCAGTACAACTAGTTCCAACTAAATTAGAGCATCCTGATGCTATTTGGCCGCCACTTATAGCATTTCCTGATGAAGTTGAAAAATAAATATTATATGTAGTTGCATTTACTACACTAGCCCAATTTAATGAAATTTGCGATGAAGCAATTCCTGAAATTGTCAAAGTATTACCTAATGGTGTACTGCTTACTTCTGAAGTTGAATTAGTTGCGCTTGAATTTACACCAGTGTTATTTGCAAAAACAGTAAAGTAATAAGTTGTTCCGTTTGTTAACCCTGTTGCAGTACACGTTAAAGTAACAATAGAAACACAACCTGTAACATTAGTACCTGAAGATGAACCACCTAAAGTGGTAGATGATTTCACAGTATAATTTGCCGCGCCAGAAGCAGAATTCCAATTTAAAGTAATTTGGCCAGATGAAGAAGAAATAGTTGTAATCGAAAAAGATCCAATAGGTGTTACAGTAACTTGATTTGAATTAGCAGAAACTCCACCACTTGTATTTGCATTAACAACATAGTAATAAGTTGTGCCAAGAAAAACCGAATTATCTGATGCTGATGTTGAATTAATACCTGATTGGACGACTGAATATGAGGCTCCAGAAGTTTGGGAACGACTTAATGAATAAGTAATTAGTGCCGCAGTACCAGTACTTGCTGTCCATGTAAAATTCACAAATGATCCGCCGGCAGTTGCAGATAAACCAGTAGGTGCCGTTGTTGGTGTTACTGTATTTATTTCTATAGAATTTCCTGTAGTACCATTTGAATTCGTCGCTCTAACGATATAAAAATATGCAGTACCAGCCGCAACAGAACTATCAGTACAATTTAATGAACTAATAGCTACACAACCAACGACATTTGTATATGGTCCACCTGTTGTTGAAGAACGTAAAACTGTATATGTATTAGGAAGAAGCCCAGGACTTGGAGCCCAAGTCATCACAATATTAGTTGAAGTTATAGTAGTAAATGAAAATCCTGTCGGAGGACTGGTCGGCATATTTACTGTTACTTCATTTGAAGCTATTGATGTTCCCCCTGAATTTATTGCTGTGACAATATAGTAGTATTTATATCCGGGTAAAGCTGTAGAATCTATGCAAGTTAAAACTGTTACGTTATTACAACTCCCTGAAGTTAACGGAGAGTAATTAGAACCACTAGTTACTGATCTGCTAACTTGATATGTTACATTTGCAGAACCCGTACTCGCGCCCCAAGCTAAATTTACATTTGTACTACTTGTTGCAGTAGCAGTTAAAGTCGATGGCGCATTTGTTATCGTAGTTGCTGAAACTTCACTCGATAATGGAGAACTACCCCCTCCATTTATTGCTGTTATTGTATAGAAATAAGTAACTCCTGCAGACAATCCTGAATCAGAACAAGAGCTAGTTGAGGTACTTAAATTTCCTGAACACCCTCCACTTGCTACGTTAACATACCCACTTCCAGATGTAGTTGATCTACCAACAACATAACTGATAACAGAATTTCCTGGACTTAAATTCCATGAAAGATTTATAGTTGAAGACGATGCAGTTACTGCAACTACATTTGTTGGTGCAGTAGTAGGTACTGTTACTGTTACTTGATTTGAATTATTTGTTGTACCTGCAAGATTAGTTGCATTTACTATATAATAATAAACAAATCCTGGATTTACTGAAGTATCAGTACAATTAGTTACACTAAGCGCACTATTTGAACAAGTGCCTGCAGTTACTAACGAATAAGATGATCCAGAAATAACAGATCTTTTAACAGTATATGAAACAGATGATCCACTACTCGGACTAGCAGTCCATGACAAATTAATTGCCGAGGAAGAACTGGCTGAACCAATTAAATTAGTGGGAGCCATTGTTGGCATTGTTACTGAAGCCTCAACTGAATTAGCTGAACTCCCTCCCGCTGTATTTGCAATTACGACATAGTAATACACAGTTCCGGGTGACAGATTTTGATCTGTACACGTTGTACTTGCCACAAGCGCAGAACATGTTCCAGAAATTATAGAAGTATAACCACTACCACTTACAGTTGATCTTTTTACTGTATAAGTAACGTTATTTGTTGAACCCACACTAGCAGTCCAAGATAAGGTAACAGAAGTTGACCCTGTAGCTGTAGCTACCAAATTTGTAGGTGTGTTAGCAGCGGTAGTTGCTGTTACTTCTGTTGAATAAGGAGAATTCCCCCCTGCTGTTGTTGCAAGAAGAACATAAAAATACTGAGTTCCTGGACTAACTGTCGTATCAGAACAAGTTAGGCTTGAAATTGAAGAACAACTTGTTACTAAAGTATAAGGTCCACCACTTACTCCAGAACGCATTAATGAATAAGTTATATTTGCAGTCCCTGGACTAGCTGTCCAAGAGAAATTTATTACAGATCCACTCATAACATTAGCAACTAAATTTGTAGGAGAAAGCGTGGGAGTTGTTGCAGTAACCGCTGTTGAATTTGCACTCGATCCTGCAGCAGTTATTGAGTTAACTATATAGTAATATGTTGTTCCAGGCAGTACATTTTGATCAAAGCAATTTGTTGAACTTACCGCAGTTTGACAACTTCCTGCTAAAATAGCTGTATAGGTAGATCCATTTAAAGAATGTTTAGCTAAATAAGTAACGGCATTACTTCCAGTAGTTCCTGTCCAATTAAGAGAAATAGAAGTTGTATTCAGAGCAGCAGCTGTTACATTAATAGGAATATTTGCAAAAGTTGTAACTGAAGTTTCATTTGAATTTCCTGATGTTCCACCAGAAGTTACTGACTGCGCAACATAATAATATTTTGTTGCAGTTTGTGCAGTCGTATCTTGACAATTTAAAGTAGGATAATTTATATTGCCAGCACATCCGCCAGTAGTTAAAGCTGTATAAGGCCCTCCACTTTGGGTTGAACGTAATATTATAAAACTAAGTGAAGCACCCCCTGAATTACTAGACCAAGATAAATTAACTGCATTTGCATTTGCTGCTGTAGAAATTAAATTTGTAGGAGCTGAAGCTTGGGAAGTTAACGATAGTTCTGTTGAATTTCCTGTATTACCGGCAGCATTACTAGCTGAAACAACGTAAAAATAATTACTTCCAGAAATAATTGATGTATCAGTGCAACTTGCAGAAGTTATATTTGTACAACCTACAACATTTGTATAAGGACCTCCACTTAAATTTGCCCTTTTCAATGTATAACTAATTGGATCGGTACCTAAACTTGGATTCCAAAATATAAACACAGCCGAACTACTAGCTGCATTGCCTGCTAAACCTGTAGGTATTGTTGTTGGAGTTACTGCATTTGCTTCTGAAGAATTAGAAGAAGTTCCACCAGTATTGCTTGCTTTGACAATATAAAAATATTTGTTTCCTGCTGAAACGCTCGTATCAGTGCAACTAGCTGTAGAACCACTTAACGTAACAGGACATGAAATTGTAGTGTAAGGTCCTCCTGAAGTAGAAGAAGTTTGAACAATATAATTAATGCTTGAATTGCCTGGACTGATATTCCAAGATAAATTAATAGTGGAACTACTTGCCGCAGTAGCTGTTACATTAGTAGGAGGTGTTGAAATTAGTGTAGTTGAAAATTCTGAATTCGAATTTACATTTCCTTGTCCATTATTTGCAACTATTTTAAAATAATAAGTAGTTCCTGCATTCAAATTAGATATT of Pigmentibacter sp. JX0631 contains these proteins:
- a CDS encoding thioredoxin domain-containing protein encodes the protein MKKRIKLFYFFLYVSGVLTGLLLFLAYHFIQNKFSLNQNILVKKIVKIDDKDWTNADLPNDLILEYTNIENNIYNAEKRFADHLALRIILAKEQKKNFDKNYIPSLFDLVKFNQATEEDALNYYNKMMKEHGANVFAGQGFDKLKIQIQFQLNYEKMNLISEQKISELISNKKYTTYINQPLGDPLLFDVSVFPKRGNMNTNISLISIIDFTNPKSIDLENKIEDIYKKYGGKINFINIPYTANLDSQSGYFAKGAFCAQEQGNDKYWDYSRKVLAQIAKNSSNENLKSDEIKKKVISIAGNTKIEIKNFSTCLESRKINDTLISVQNKLYSTNGFKGSPTLYINKRELNFSMNELESRIKNEIN
- a CDS encoding fibronectin type III domain-containing protein translates to MLRALFTKKILIFLFFLFASYGCNFNPLGGSNSHVDDGNSPFLSTPKIFEITDVLASDSQVSLLWGQAQKAKSYTVWYGTSSKNYTNSVTSCNAQIVCNIPSLQNGIQYYFKVTAQNAYGNTDSKTEIAATVGPFQSVNAISGDKTVYLIWNAVDIAKTYSVNYGIFPGPFTDTITNLQSTYTIIPNLNNGTTYQFQVTATNNAGSVISNISTATPLAPPFAPTAVTAVAASSNLTNVSWNAAVGLGTIVYQVSRSIVSGGPYDLIASNLNSATLTYADNSVLPGMQYYYVVSASNSAGSSPNSLQASVVTPTTPPTNLYSPLVTTSSAVLQWLQSPGNVPISYTLKRSSASGGPYSNVVGCINISVVNCTDSSVSAGTQYFYVASATNSVGTTANSAELALTTQPNSPTGLVFSAITANSLQLSWTPSSGTAGQITYSVFKSTTSGSNYLPVPNCIGINGTSCSDNGLSPGTNYYYVVLATTSGGSSPNSSESTTATLTTPPSDIIATVNSSSSISLNWQTSPGSVPITYQVKRATNSGGPYTAIASGTCSNSSLTVTTCTDLSASPGLRYYYVVLATTAGGTTSNSIEANAVTATNAPTGLSATAVGNSSVNLSWTASPGSSSLITYQVYRSETSGFGYILVPSASCEVISVGVTSCVDTAVDLGKKYYYVVTATTDGGISSFSAEANATTTTTPPVDLIATTLSSTSININWSASPGTVPITYIVLRSTSSSSGYVAIASGGCSGSLSVTSCIDSSVTLGTTYYYIITATTAGGTSGNSGFASATTPTNAPATLTAASAGTNSINLSWTASPGSAQISYTLFRSTTSGSGYSQIVNGTCGTNILSPIVTCVDNDVLPGTKYFYVVTASTTGGVSVYSSEANATTITNPPANVTASPLGTSAVNVTWSASSGNATITYTVLRSLTGGGINYVAISSGTCQSGLVNTFTCTDTSASPGNSYYYVVKATTAGGVSTNSAEVNVVLPTSAPTNLTATSQDTSSINLTWTTSPGTTSILYNLYRSTSGTGPFSIVSSCNNVTINSCSDTNLIAGTTYYYVVTSITAGGESVYSTQAQATTFTTPPVLNNVNSTSSSSVSLSWTTSPGTASISYDVARATTSGGPYTTILSGGCSGSLILTSCTDTTVVAGTSYYYVLTATTAGGVSAYSNEVVATTIANAPTSLIATANGGGVVNLTWTASSGTAGSISYIIKRSLSSGGPYSVIDTNISSTSYSDFNVSNGTTYYYVVQAMTSGGNSGNSNQITVTPISSLNIIGNITAPNQVTLTWNTALGATNYTVKQSTTMGGSSSGSIITNCSAIASTTCVINSGLTNGTTYYYTVFANNVGVGSTASNSSSEATSTPFNTPFTTITAGTGQVVINWNAIPNANNYNIYVSQISGNAISGGVLATGCSSITLNSCTATGLTNGTKYYFAMVANLSTGGSFNSGEIFATPIGAFDFTAVTGLSASSAQISWGSAVGASSYNIIYGIVSGTYTFSSGPYTTSPATISNLNAGTTYYFKIVANNGQGNVNSNSEFSTTLISTPPTNVTATAASSSTINLSWNISPGNSSINYIVQTSSTSGGPYTTISCPVTLSGSTASCTDTSVSAGNKYFYIVKASNTGGTSSNSSEANAVTPTTIPTGLAGNAASSSAVFIFWNPSLGTDPISYTLKRANLSGGPYTNVVGCTNITSASCTDTSIISGSNYFYVVSASNAAGNTGNSTELSLTSQASAPTNLISTAANANAVNLSWSSNSGGASLSFIILRSTQSGGPYTALTTGGCAGNINYPTLNCQDTTAQTATKYYYVAQSVTSGGTSGNSNETSVTTFANIPINVTAAALNTTSISLNWTGTTGSNAVTYLAKHSLNGSTYTAILAGSCQTAVSSTNCFDQNVLPGTTYYYIVNSITAAGSSANSTAVTATTPTLSPTNLVANVMSGSVINFSWTASPGTANITYSLMRSGVSGGPYTLVTSCSSISSLTCSDTTVSPGTQYFYVLLATTAGGNSPYSTEVTATTAANTPTNLVATATGSTSVTLSWTASVGSTNNVTYTVKRSTVSGSGYTSIISGTCSALVASTTCTDQNLSPGTVYYYVVIANTAGGSSANSVEASVTMPTMAPTNLIGSASSSSAINLSWTASPSSGSSVSYTVKRSVISGSSYSLVTAGTCSNSALSVTNCTDTSVNPGFVYYYIVNATNLAGTTNNSNQVTVTVPTTAPTNVVAVTASSSTINLSWNLSPGNSVISYVVGRSTTSGSGYVNVASGGCSGNLSTSTSSCSDSGLSAGVTYFYTITAINGGGSSPLSSEVSATTITNAPSTLTATATSSTNVNLAWGASTGSANVTYQVSRSVTSGSNYSPLTSGSCNNVTVLTCIDSTALPGYKYYYIVTAINSGGTSIASNEVTVNMPTSPPTGFSFTTITSTNIVMTWAPSPGLLPNTYTVLRSSTTGGPYTNVVGCVAISSLNCTDSSVAAGTAYFYIVRATNSNGTTGNSIEINTVTPTTAPTGLSATAGGSFVNFTWTASTGTAALITYSLSRSQTSGASYSVVQSGINSTSASDNSVFLGTTYYYVVNANTSGGVSANSNQVTVTPIGSFSITTISSSSGQITLNWNSASGAANYTVKSSTTLGGSSSGTNVTGCVSIVTLTCTATGLTNGTTYYFTVFANNTGVNSSATNSTSEVSSTPLGNTLTISGIASSQISLNWASVVNATTYNIYFSTSSGNAISGGQIASGCSNLVGTSCTATGLSNGVTYYFALVANLSVGGTFQSSEISGMSIAPFDFTSLSPVNSTSANINWSSASGAQNYTLQYGAVSGTYTGSQGPVTTTSIALNNLSPGNSYFMRIKGQNSSGNILSTSEKQLTLPTNPPSGLSLASLTTTSANLYWVVSPGNSAINYNIFRSNVSGSGYVSLSGSSGTCGAIVTTNICTDSSIASGSTYYYVISATNSAGTTAFSNEITVTSPPNPPTSLTANPINTTQIQMNWSTVTGNSSGTTYTLSRSSTSGGAYSPVTGCKNISAVTCIDSTVAPGTTYFYVLTATNPGGTSVNSSEISATSFTSPPNTFTAMAASSSQVNLSWSVSPGTTNITYTIFRSLVTGGPYTTLTSGACTGNITVLTCQDTSVTPGIKYFYIIKANTAAGASINSFEINVTTPTTAPTSITATAASSVLVNIGWVASPGSSVIYNIKRSTTTGGPYISPTSGTCSSALSSPVVSCNDASVLPGVTYYYVLTASTGGSTSANSIEVSVTLPTTAPTTLVATTASTTSIALNWTASPGSASVTYNVLRSINGTTFTAIPSGSGCFGNLSGITCTDSGLTIGTQYYYVVTATNSAGTTSNSVQTTATTLTTTPTGLSATATSSSSVTLSWTVSPGSAATTYNVFRSLNSGSGFSQIVCNVTVTASTANCLDSTATAGNIYFYNISATNAGGTTTTSSNVTVTLPTNTPTTISATATNTTTINISWSASPGNSAISYIVLRSSTNLAGSFSTFATGTCTPAGISSLTCSDTGGSPGNIYYYAVQAINSAGTTVQSSSVSTVTQTTPPTGVTATISGAGSISVNWTASPGNATITYTVKRSTASGSGYVTLTSGTCANSNLTNTFCSDLTNPVNGTVYYYVVTATNAFNTTANSNIATVTYSSPVNTVVPVLSGAGFSSNSNIITSTGNVLSTTLGTWSDSSNCTYSWYANNNLISGATSSTYTTQTADLCKVLTSCVTCSNFLGSSKVCINGNSTTNGINTNGIITDYTNRVSSISGYSLTAAGQGQIKNFLDNLITNNISIPDVLYAMQKQQNAGYGSISNRTVFDLYCDQHNSTLSTAAFAWDQNGVLGSSALAPAPNYGIAISNSSIFNSTQPSTIVAYAQNPSSTNFNGIFGYSNNSSASSTNGFGFNNGSGNNFRDDLANQTITNSNVGYNFVGRSLSGSSNILDTNGTQTLPSTNASALGGGNFILGNFPRNGTQQNFTLNGYLAFAAAWTNAALNFSNMEIVRSAYTVNFPVPATVTYIGDNNGSVYTCTLSGGAVPNAASCAASTGYGSLYSVSASSSFLYVVNSSGFVYACPITNNTIPATASGCLKSTGFSDSFPAYPTIYYANNYVYVVMYSAGTIYSCPVQGNGSIPNSSGCSVGTGFNKAYAGFVKNNYFYLANYSSVNKVTSCPLSGGVVPNFSGCSQSSTFTGAWGMGYNGSYAYVGGYSNGNVYVCPFTSGVFPASSTCTNTANGFGTIWAITSTPNSSDVYIVNSVGVVYSCPIAANGSIPSAASCSSSSGFGKGYGISIY